A stretch of the Lolium perenne isolate Kyuss_39 chromosome 3, Kyuss_2.0, whole genome shotgun sequence genome encodes the following:
- the LOC139837925 gene encoding uncharacterized protein: MERRTVLYNKVVTSYHKAKIERAGLARELEAVKGKLYASFDLFSFSLGWLTFLSGRLAVEAAKVPQLESDLRAARAQCAESEEAGRSAAGKLKLAEQELTRLRLLEQNHLAELNSLRTAEKEKVEDLSRRLTEVEKQRLVLQEEVTVKSTELTATAKRWTDEIGALDRGLAAAFPETQDAALAAVGVARESRRQETGEGSSEYFSMEDHMASMAARVEPITKLGWELRKAAEELVPMPWL, from the exons atggagcgacgcaccgtcttgtacaacaaggtggtgactagctaccacaaggccaagatcgagcgagccggcttggctcgcgagctggaggctgtcaagggtaagctctatgcttCTTTTGACTTGTTTTCTttcagtcttggttggctgacatttctttctggccgcctcgcagttgaagccgccaaggttccgcagctggagtcggatctccgagccgctcgtgcccagtgcgccgagagcgaggaggcgggccgatccgccgccggcaagctcaagctggctgagcaggagctgacgcggctgcgcctgctggaacaGAACCACCTTGCTGAGCTCAACTCCCtccggacggcggagaaggagaaggtggaggatctgagccggcggctaacggaggtggagaagcagcggcttgtgctgcaggaggaggtcaccgtcaagtccacagagctgacggctaccgccaagcgctggacggatgagattggcgcactagatcgcggcttggcgg cggccttcccggagacgcaggacgcggctctggcagccgttggcgttgcgcgcgagtccaggaggcaggagaccggcgagggcagctcggagtatttctccatggaggatcacatggcgtccatggctgcccgcgtcgagcctatcaccaagctcggctgggaacttcggaaggcggctgaagagctggtgcccatgccGTGGCTTtga